Proteins encoded in a region of the Cytobacillus pseudoceanisediminis genome:
- a CDS encoding oligosaccharide flippase family protein, with translation MKENELRNKIFNATKWSSLAEVAAKIVSPLTNMVLARIIAPEAFGVVATVTMITSFADMFTDAGFQKYLVQHEFKNEEEKFKNANVAFITNFVISIFLWGIITLFSEQIAVLVGNPGLGSVVAIACIQLPLTAFSSIQMALYRRDFDFKTLFWIRMISIFIPVVVTIPLALLGLSYWSLIIGTLFMQFSNAILLTMKSKWKPKLFFSIATLKEMLSFSLWSLIEAVSIWLTTWVDAFIIGSILSEYF, from the coding sequence TTGAAAGAAAATGAACTAAGGAATAAAATTTTCAATGCAACAAAATGGTCATCTCTTGCAGAAGTAGCAGCAAAAATAGTAAGTCCACTCACTAATATGGTTTTAGCTAGAATTATTGCTCCGGAAGCCTTTGGGGTCGTTGCGACTGTAACTATGATTACGAGTTTCGCGGATATGTTTACGGATGCCGGATTTCAAAAATATTTAGTACAACACGAGTTTAAAAATGAAGAGGAAAAGTTTAAAAATGCTAATGTAGCATTTATAACAAACTTTGTAATATCTATTTTTTTATGGGGAATTATTACTCTATTTAGCGAGCAAATTGCAGTATTAGTGGGGAACCCAGGTTTAGGAAGTGTTGTAGCGATTGCTTGTATTCAATTACCACTGACAGCTTTTTCGAGTATACAAATGGCTCTTTATAGACGTGATTTTGATTTTAAAACACTTTTTTGGATTAGAATGATTTCGATTTTCATTCCAGTAGTGGTAACTATACCACTTGCTCTATTGGGATTAAGTTATTGGTCATTGATTATTGGTACCCTCTTTATGCAGTTTTCAAATGCCATATTGCTTACTATGAAATCAAAGTGGAAACCAAAATTATTTTTTAGTATAGCAACACTAAAAGAAATGCTATCTTTTAGCTTATGGTCGTTAATTGAAGCGGTCTCTATCTGGTTAACAACGTGGGTTGACGCCTTTATTATCGGAAGTATTCTAAGTGAGTATTTTTAG
- a CDS encoding ATP-grasp fold amidoligase family protein, with protein sequence MKKSIRSVLRENQFIVSVYDTLKQYYYRSLSDETFIKKRIKKLNREVNLESPTKYNDKLQWLKLNWIDRDATKCADKYEVREFVKERIGEKYLNELYDVYHSIDDIDIDKLPNSFVLKGTHGSGYNIVCKDKTTMDWNKEFKKMRRWMRKNYYWENREWVYKDIVPKVICEKYIEQDDGEELRDYRFFCFNGEPKFITVDFSINNKKNTRRNLYDLEWNLMEQEISYPRELTLKVNKPDKLDEMIKFSKMLSSSFPHARIDFYYIKQEIIFGEITFFHQSGMGKVKPLEFEEEMGNWIQLP encoded by the coding sequence TTGAAGAAATCTATTAGGAGCGTTTTAAGGGAAAATCAATTTATAGTTAGTGTATACGATACCCTAAAGCAATATTATTATAGAAGTTTATCAGATGAAACATTTATAAAAAAGAGAATAAAAAAATTAAATAGAGAAGTTAATCTGGAAAGTCCTACCAAATATAACGACAAGCTCCAATGGTTAAAACTAAATTGGATTGATAGAGATGCGACTAAATGCGCCGATAAATATGAAGTGAGAGAGTTTGTAAAAGAAAGAATTGGAGAGAAGTACTTAAATGAATTATATGACGTATATCATTCCATCGATGATATAGATATAGATAAATTACCTAATTCATTTGTATTAAAAGGCACTCACGGATCGGGATATAATATTGTTTGTAAAGATAAAACAACCATGGATTGGAATAAAGAGTTTAAAAAAATGAGAAGATGGATGAGGAAAAATTATTATTGGGAAAACAGAGAATGGGTTTACAAGGATATAGTACCTAAAGTAATATGCGAAAAATATATTGAACAGGATGATGGTGAAGAACTTAGGGACTATCGCTTTTTTTGTTTTAATGGTGAACCTAAATTTATAACGGTTGATTTTAGTATAAATAATAAAAAGAACACAAGAAGAAACTTGTATGATTTAGAGTGGAACTTAATGGAACAAGAAATATCCTATCCTAGAGAACTTACACTTAAAGTTAATAAACCTGATAAATTGGATGAAATGATTAAGTTTAGTAAAATGCTTTCTTCAAGTTTTCCTCATGCTAGAATTGACTTTTATTATATAAAACAAGAAATAATATTTGGTGAAATTACATTTTTTCATCAAAGTGGCATGGGAAAAGTTAAGCCTTTAGAATTTGAAGAAGAGATGGGAAATTGGATACAACTACCTTAA
- the tagU gene encoding polyisoprenyl-teichoic acid--peptidoglycan teichoic acid transferase TagU, which translates to MRAEKRKKKPKWLKVIGILFLVLLIGGGGYAFMVYKSLTDAVETMHQPIDREKSDKRTEKITLAKKEPFSVLMLGVDERSGDKGRSDTMIVLTVNPNDKSIKMLSIPRDTRTEIVGKGFEDKINHAYAFGNEEMSMATVENFLDIPLDYYIKVNMEGFKDIVDAVGGITVNSSLSFNQGAYQFTEGSNNLDGDAALAYVQMRKQDPKGDFGRQDRQRQIIQGVIKKGISVNSLTNFDDIFGALGKNVRTNMTFAEMKDIQKNYRDAAGNIEQMTMSGNGQTLNKIWYLIISSDEQQRVQNELKAHLNLK; encoded by the coding sequence ATGAGAGCCGAAAAAAGAAAGAAAAAGCCGAAATGGCTGAAAGTGATCGGAATATTATTTTTGGTTTTACTGATTGGCGGAGGCGGTTATGCCTTTATGGTATATAAATCTCTGACAGATGCTGTGGAAACCATGCACCAGCCGATTGACCGGGAGAAATCAGATAAACGGACTGAAAAAATTACACTGGCTAAAAAGGAGCCATTTTCTGTTTTGATGCTGGGTGTGGATGAGCGCTCAGGTGACAAAGGCCGTTCTGATACTATGATTGTCCTCACCGTTAATCCGAATGATAAGTCCATTAAGATGCTCAGCATTCCCCGTGATACGAGAACGGAGATTGTAGGAAAAGGATTCGAGGATAAAATTAACCATGCCTATGCATTTGGAAATGAAGAAATGTCCATGGCAACTGTCGAGAATTTCCTGGATATCCCTCTTGATTACTATATTAAAGTGAATATGGAAGGGTTTAAGGATATAGTAGATGCAGTAGGTGGTATTACGGTTAATAGCTCCCTTTCATTTAATCAAGGCGCCTATCAGTTTACTGAAGGAAGCAATAATCTTGATGGTGATGCTGCTTTAGCGTATGTCCAGATGAGAAAACAGGATCCTAAAGGAGACTTTGGGCGACAGGACCGTCAGCGCCAAATTATCCAAGGTGTTATTAAAAAGGGAATAAGTGTTAACTCCCTGACAAACTTTGACGATATTTTTGGAGCACTCGGGAAGAATGTGCGTACAAATATGACTTTTGCTGAGATGAAGGATATTCAGAAAAATTATAGAGATGCTGCGGGAAATATTGAACAGATGACCATGTCCGGTAATGGGCAGACATTAAATAAGATTTGGTATCTGATTATTTCAAGCGATGAGCAGCAACGAGTTCAAAATGAATTGAAGGCACATCTTAATCTGAAATAA
- a CDS encoding oligosaccharide flippase family protein: MALITASTVPVLFSALSRLQNDSEQFNRTYFNMQRIVSILIFPIGIGVYLYSDMATQILLGDQWSEASQVIGIWALTSSIMIVFGHFSSEVYRAKGRPKLSFFAQLLHLIVLIPACIISSKFGFWALVYTRSWIRMEFVLVHLIFMKIAIGIPIFKTLKNVYPTAIAAVAMGLLGYILQKYNGGTTWVFISIFICVLFYFGVLFLFPRLRKEISLLTKRLLPKKVKKVI; encoded by the coding sequence ATGGCCTTAATTACTGCTTCGACAGTTCCTGTATTGTTCTCAGCTCTTTCGCGATTACAAAATGACAGTGAACAATTTAATCGCACTTATTTTAATATGCAAAGGATTGTATCAATTCTTATTTTTCCAATAGGTATAGGTGTGTATCTCTATAGTGATATGGCAACGCAAATACTATTAGGTGATCAGTGGAGTGAAGCCAGTCAGGTAATTGGCATTTGGGCGTTAACAAGTTCAATAATGATAGTATTTGGTCATTTTTCTAGTGAAGTATATCGAGCAAAAGGAAGACCTAAATTATCTTTTTTTGCTCAATTGCTACATTTGATAGTTTTAATTCCAGCTTGCATAATTAGTTCAAAGTTTGGTTTTTGGGCTTTAGTCTATACTCGTTCATGGATACGAATGGAATTTGTTCTTGTGCATTTAATTTTTATGAAAATAGCTATTGGAATACCAATTTTTAAAACATTAAAAAATGTCTATCCGACAGCGATCGCAGCTGTTGCAATGGGGCTTTTAGGATATATTTTGCAAAAATATAACGGAGGAACTACTTGGGTTTTTATTTCAATATTTATTTGTGTCTTGTTCTATTTTGGGGTTTTATTCCTATTTCCCCGTTTACGAAAAGAAATAAGCTTACTAACCAAGAGATTATTGCCTAAAAAGGTTAAAAAGGTAATCTGA
- a CDS encoding glycosyltransferase — MYFILIAKQLYFKPNGLNPVFQKNSKKGIIIPNPINVATGASKNKKKKLVSVGRLSEQKNQAMLIDAFAKVNEEHPEYQLFIYGEGHLRDLLSQQINELHLNDKVFLPGTVTNIHEVISDAEIFVLSSNYEGLSNALLEAMMMGLPCISTNCAGSNEIIKDEVNGLLIPIGDTERLTDTINKLITNKDFSSQLGNEAKTTAKMFDSKIVINKWENVIEQQ; from the coding sequence ATGTACTTTATTCTTATAGCAAAGCAATTGTATTTCAAACCAAATGGGCTCAATCCTGTTTTCCAAAAAAATTCAAAAAAAGGTATCATTATACCGAACCCTATTAATGTTGCTACTGGAGCTTCAAAAAATAAAAAGAAAAAGCTTGTTTCAGTAGGACGGTTATCAGAACAAAAAAATCAGGCAATGTTAATAGATGCTTTTGCAAAAGTCAATGAAGAACATCCTGAGTATCAATTGTTTATATATGGGGAGGGCCACTTAAGAGATTTATTAAGTCAGCAAATAAATGAATTACATCTAAACGATAAAGTTTTCTTACCTGGAACCGTCACAAATATTCATGAAGTGATTTCAGATGCTGAGATTTTTGTACTTTCATCTAATTATGAAGGTTTATCTAATGCTTTACTCGAGGCGATGATGATGGGGCTACCATGCATATCAACTAATTGTGCTGGATCAAATGAAATTATAAAAGATGAAGTGAATGGTCTATTAATTCCTATTGGGGACACAGAAAGACTTACTGATACCATTAATAAACTAATAACTAATAAAGATTTTTCATCCCAACTCGGTAATGAAGCGAAGACGACAGCAAAGATGTTTGATAGTAAAATTGTTATTAATAAATGGGAAAACGTAATCGAACAGCAATAA
- a CDS encoding GDP-mannose 4,6-dehydratase: protein MNLKSLDTNKVYLITGAAGFIGYNLSRKLLGQGCRVVGIDNLNDYYDVNLKHSRLKLLEPYQNFTFIQADISDKLLITHIFEEYKPNVVVNLAAQAGVRYSIENPDVYIQTNIIGFYNILEACRYNPVDHLVYASSSSVYGANKKVPFEETDFVDNPVSLYASTKKSNELMAHTYSHLYKIPTTGLRFFTVYGPMGRPDMAYFGFTNKYFSGEPIKIFNNGDFENDLYRDFTYIDDIVEGIERLLSNPPEGDDSVPHKVFNIGNNSPEKLMVFIRSLEKALSNALGKEVVFEKDFEPIKPGDVPATYASTNQLQEAVGFKPETPIEEGLQKFAEWYVQYYNK from the coding sequence TTGAACTTAAAATCACTAGATACTAATAAAGTATACTTAATTACTGGGGCAGCCGGTTTTATTGGATATAACCTATCTAGAAAACTACTTGGACAGGGATGTAGAGTGGTAGGGATTGATAATCTCAATGACTACTACGATGTAAATCTTAAACATTCCCGTTTAAAACTGCTTGAACCCTATCAAAATTTTACCTTTATCCAAGCTGATATTTCAGATAAATTATTAATTACTCATATCTTTGAAGAGTATAAGCCGAATGTTGTGGTGAACCTAGCTGCTCAAGCTGGTGTACGGTATTCAATAGAAAATCCAGATGTTTATATTCAAACCAACATAATTGGTTTTTATAACATCCTTGAAGCCTGCAGATACAATCCAGTTGACCACCTTGTATACGCTTCATCTAGTTCTGTCTATGGGGCGAATAAAAAGGTTCCATTTGAAGAAACAGACTTTGTAGATAATCCTGTTTCGTTATATGCCTCAACTAAAAAATCAAATGAACTAATGGCTCATACCTACAGCCACTTATATAAAATTCCGACAACTGGATTGCGTTTCTTTACCGTTTATGGCCCAATGGGAAGGCCAGACATGGCGTACTTTGGATTTACCAACAAATACTTTTCTGGTGAGCCAATCAAAATCTTTAACAATGGCGACTTTGAAAATGACCTTTATAGGGATTTCACGTATATAGATGATATTGTGGAAGGGATTGAGCGCCTTTTAAGTAATCCTCCAGAAGGGGATGATTCTGTTCCTCATAAGGTGTTTAACATTGGGAATAACAGTCCTGAGAAGTTAATGGTATTTATAAGATCCCTCGAAAAAGCATTAAGTAATGCTTTAGGGAAAGAAGTAGTATTTGAGAAAGATTTCGAACCAATCAAGCCAGGTGATGTACCTGCTACTTATGCATCTACTAATCAATTGCAGGAAGCTGTAGGCTTTAAGCCTGAAACACCGATTGAGGAAGGGTTGCAGAAGTTTGCGGAATGGTATGTCCAGTATTATAACAAATAA
- a CDS encoding glycosyltransferase: MKRILFVIPFLSSGGAERVVSIWSSELAKLGSDVHLLVFYRVDNEYPVERKVNFHTISEGKSEYVAMSQVQKLFNLRRKFKEINPDFVLPFISHVGIMATIASLSLPLKIIETIRIDPRYSPQKKCYEFLEMYQSFFQKGV; the protein is encoded by the coding sequence ATGAAAAGAATATTATTTGTGATTCCTTTTTTATCTAGTGGCGGTGCAGAAAGAGTCGTTTCCATATGGTCCAGTGAGTTGGCGAAATTAGGTAGCGATGTTCACTTGCTTGTATTTTATAGAGTGGATAATGAATACCCAGTCGAACGAAAAGTGAATTTTCATACAATTTCAGAGGGTAAGTCTGAGTATGTTGCGATGTCCCAAGTACAAAAATTATTTAACCTGAGAAGAAAGTTTAAAGAAATTAACCCAGACTTTGTTTTACCTTTCATATCTCATGTTGGAATAATGGCTACAATTGCCAGTTTATCACTGCCTCTGAAAATAATTGAAACTATTCGTATTGATCCTAGATATAGCCCACAAAAAAAGTGCTACGAATTCTTAGAAATGTATCAGTCTTTTTTTCAAAAAGGTGTATAG
- a CDS encoding glycosyltransferase — protein MLRILRNVSVFFSKRCIVQNEKQKKYFPLWLQKHIVVFPNPIANEFIQNKKVFTNKEIRNIVAVGRLEKQKNYPMLIRAFSKIAQENNQIILRIYGEGSLYNDLYDYINKLKLNDRIILCGRTRNINQILQESDMYILSSDAEGMPNSLMEAMAIGLPCISTDCPTGPADLIENGMNGYLIPIQDEDALIQSMKKMIGNIDNAIEMGKRARVTIATRYTSNVSASNLLKFLESL, from the coding sequence GTGCTACGAATTCTTAGAAATGTATCAGTCTTTTTTTCAAAAAGGTGTATAGTCCAAAATGAAAAACAAAAAAAGTATTTTCCATTATGGTTACAAAAGCATATTGTTGTCTTCCCAAATCCTATAGCAAACGAATTTATTCAAAATAAAAAGGTTTTTACGAACAAGGAAATTAGAAACATCGTTGCAGTTGGAAGATTAGAGAAGCAGAAAAACTATCCTATGTTAATTCGCGCATTTTCAAAAATTGCACAAGAAAACAACCAAATTATATTGAGAATATATGGAGAAGGCTCTTTATATAACGATTTATACGATTATATAAATAAGCTTAAGCTGAATGATAGGATCATTTTATGTGGCCGAACAAGAAATATTAATCAAATTCTGCAAGAATCGGATATGTATATTCTTTCCTCTGATGCAGAAGGTATGCCAAATTCATTAATGGAAGCAATGGCCATAGGGTTACCTTGTATATCTACTGATTGTCCGACAGGCCCTGCTGATTTAATTGAAAATGGTATGAATGGGTATTTGATTCCAATCCAAGATGAGGATGCCCTTATACAGTCGATGAAAAAAATGATTGGAAACATTGATAATGCCATCGAAATGGGAAAAAGAGCGAGAGTGACAATAGCAACTAGATATACTTCAAATGTAAGTGCAAGCAATTTATTGAAGTTTTTAGAATCATTATAA
- a CDS encoding O-antigen polymerase — protein sequence MVQIIAIILGFLFSGLCIFINLLLYKRTKKISLINIFIFMLIIFNGILPVFLINNALNNAFSKSLTIIEDYTISGVFLYYSQNLILLISTTFGWLLVKKGSYNNITTKDISRVNNLNYISIKRISIFSLILAMVSYYLYSRAYGGYLGLLDYTTAIRSGLMTVNNPFSFLEKFGGFSLFSTLLLSGLILDKNHSKKDLIWLIASISFSIYYLYSLGGRASLVNFFAALMIGIIFYKYHGKITLNLAFKVGGIVLGAILGLYYVTNIFARGSGSLSIYDFFIQELSFPFASFNMVLDYPGMFLFKHVILTPLYFLPSSIWINMGFDTASSFNTLLFMGARKGESGVTGSVPLDLLSFSWLQGGFIGSLVIGILFGLLLAVLQRMINCILNKGVKSFVFSYVAVEFAIMIIIYGDTVHVIQGNFSFIVGFCLLLSLLKRNTKFVSL from the coding sequence ATGGTTCAAATCATAGCTATTATATTAGGCTTTTTATTTAGCGGTTTATGTATTTTTATAAATCTCTTGTTATATAAGAGGACAAAGAAAATAAGTTTGATAAATATTTTTATTTTTATGTTAATTATCTTTAATGGTATACTTCCTGTTTTTTTAATTAATAATGCTCTAAATAACGCCTTTAGTAAATCATTAACTATAATAGAAGATTATACAATTTCCGGTGTTTTTTTATATTATTCTCAGAATTTAATATTGCTTATTAGTACAACTTTTGGATGGTTACTAGTAAAAAAAGGTTCGTATAATAATATTACTACTAAGGATATATCCAGAGTAAATAATTTAAATTATATTTCAATAAAGAGGATTTCAATTTTTTCATTAATTTTAGCTATGGTTTCTTACTATTTATATAGTAGGGCATATGGAGGTTATTTAGGGTTATTGGATTATACTACGGCAATTAGGAGCGGGTTAATGACGGTAAATAATCCTTTTTCCTTTCTTGAGAAATTTGGTGGTTTTTCATTATTTTCAACATTATTGCTTAGTGGTTTAATTTTAGACAAAAACCATTCAAAAAAAGACTTAATATGGTTAATTGCGTCAATTAGCTTTTCCATATATTACTTGTATTCTCTTGGTGGACGTGCTTCACTTGTTAACTTTTTTGCAGCATTGATGATCGGAATTATTTTCTATAAATATCACGGTAAAATCACTTTAAATTTGGCATTTAAGGTAGGAGGAATAGTTCTTGGAGCTATTCTTGGGCTCTACTATGTTACAAATATTTTTGCAAGAGGAAGTGGCAGTCTTTCAATATATGATTTCTTTATTCAGGAACTCTCATTTCCTTTTGCATCATTTAATATGGTATTAGACTATCCGGGTATGTTCTTATTTAAACATGTTATTCTCACTCCTTTATATTTTTTACCATCTTCCATTTGGATCAATATGGGATTTGATACAGCTTCTTCCTTCAACACACTTCTCTTTATGGGGGCAAGAAAAGGAGAAAGTGGTGTAACAGGTAGCGTACCTCTTGATCTGTTGTCGTTTAGTTGGCTGCAAGGAGGCTTTATTGGATCACTAGTCATAGGTATATTATTTGGATTATTGCTTGCGGTACTCCAAAGAATGATTAATTGTATTCTAAATAAGGGTGTAAAATCATTTGTATTTTCATATGTTGCTGTAGAATTTGCCATTATGATAATAATTTATGGGGATACAGTTCATGTTATCCAGGGGAATTTCTCATTTATAGTTGGTTTTTGCCTACTTTTATCTTTGCTAAAAAGAAACACCAAATTTGTATCATTGTAG
- a CDS encoding ATP-grasp fold amidoligase family protein: MKRPKLIQAAFNIIRYSAFKIWPESTLKMEFKRHAGYKLNLKNPQTFNEKLQWLKLNWFDPKATICADKYSVREYVKDKGLDHILNELYGVYDNVEDIDLDQLPDEFVMKVTHGCGQNLICTDKSRINWNLEKKKFKSWLKTSHYFDSLEWVYKDIKPRIVVEKLIKTDDGKPPKDYKVFCFNGEPKCLFVATDRGEHTTKFDFYDLDWNHIPVKNHYPNSGNILPRPKELDDILEYSRILSGGFPHMRVDFYIESNKVIFGECTFFHFSGSEPFEPIEYDYKMGDFLNISLIKKA; the protein is encoded by the coding sequence ATGAAGCGCCCAAAATTGATACAAGCAGCATTTAATATAATCAGATATTCAGCTTTTAAAATATGGCCTGAATCTACTCTTAAAATGGAGTTTAAACGTCATGCAGGATATAAACTAAATCTTAAGAATCCCCAAACCTTCAATGAAAAGTTACAGTGGTTAAAATTAAATTGGTTTGATCCAAAGGCTACCATATGCGCTGATAAATATTCCGTTAGGGAATATGTCAAAGACAAAGGATTAGATCACATACTTAATGAATTGTATGGCGTATATGATAACGTTGAGGATATTGATTTAGATCAGTTACCTGATGAATTTGTAATGAAGGTAACTCACGGTTGTGGACAAAACCTGATTTGTACTGATAAATCACGAATAAACTGGAATTTAGAAAAGAAAAAGTTTAAAAGTTGGCTCAAGACCAGCCACTACTTTGACTCGCTTGAGTGGGTCTATAAAGATATTAAACCAAGAATAGTTGTTGAGAAGTTAATAAAAACTGATGATGGAAAACCACCAAAGGATTATAAAGTTTTTTGTTTTAATGGAGAGCCAAAATGCCTGTTTGTCGCTACAGATAGAGGAGAACATACCACTAAATTTGATTTTTATGATTTAGATTGGAATCATATACCTGTGAAAAACCATTATCCGAATAGTGGAAATATATTGCCTCGTCCAAAAGAGTTAGACGATATACTTGAGTATTCAAGAATTCTATCGGGAGGGTTTCCACATATGAGAGTAGATTTTTATATAGAAAGTAACAAAGTAATATTTGGAGAATGTACGTTCTTCCATTTCTCGGGCAGTGAACCGTTTGAACCAATAGAGTATGATTATAAAATGGGTGATTTTCTAAATATATCTTTAATAAAAAAAGCCTAA
- a CDS encoding N-acetylmuramoyl-L-alanine amidase: MKSSLVKVFCVLVLLFHFVPQFTQSVHAAYSFEGKATATILNVRAKATVSSTVIGKLKKGQVVTISAQQKGWSKITTGKTTGWVSSAYLSPVTWTGYVTATSLNVRKLPNANGSIVTKVPINTAVTVEGKDGSWLKVYIPSQKSGGWVSASYVSKKKPAVPPKTLGAFYVTADILNVRASAAASSKVVGKVSKGAAVEVHSQKGNWSSITAAKGLKGWVSSSYIDKKRPVDEEEAVTIKETRIILKENSNIRKGPGTNFGVIALEKAGTSLVKTGESKGWIKVKTSKGKEGWIAGWLVTSPNSGLKGKVIAIDAGHGGFDNGTSGKIHKEKTLNLKTAQELKTLLQKSGAKVVMTRSNDQQYLSLNQRVNISHVQKADAFISIHYNAYSSTSSGIMTFYYNNSKDGRLAQSIHNGLLVQTGMRNLGVKYGNYHVLRTNKQPSVLLELGFLSNPNEEKHVATADYQRKAAMGIYDGLNQYFLK; this comes from the coding sequence GTGAAGTCATCATTGGTAAAAGTCTTCTGTGTTTTGGTCTTATTGTTTCATTTTGTTCCTCAGTTTACTCAGTCAGTTCATGCTGCATATTCTTTTGAGGGAAAGGCAACTGCCACCATTCTGAATGTCCGTGCTAAGGCCACAGTTTCTTCCACTGTTATAGGAAAGCTGAAAAAAGGCCAGGTCGTTACGATAAGTGCACAGCAAAAAGGTTGGTCCAAAATTACAACTGGCAAAACGACTGGTTGGGTTTCTTCAGCTTATCTCTCGCCTGTTACTTGGACCGGTTACGTAACAGCCACCAGCTTAAACGTCAGAAAGCTCCCTAATGCAAATGGTTCCATCGTAACAAAAGTACCTATAAATACTGCAGTAACGGTAGAGGGGAAGGATGGAAGCTGGCTCAAAGTGTATATCCCAAGCCAAAAGAGTGGGGGATGGGTATCAGCTTCCTATGTGTCAAAAAAGAAGCCGGCTGTTCCTCCTAAAACCTTAGGTGCATTTTATGTTACTGCTGATATATTAAATGTCCGTGCCAGCGCAGCAGCTTCTTCTAAAGTTGTGGGTAAGGTTTCAAAAGGAGCAGCAGTTGAAGTACATAGCCAGAAAGGAAATTGGTCTTCAATAACAGCAGCTAAAGGGTTAAAGGGATGGGTTTCTTCTTCTTATATTGATAAAAAAAGGCCGGTAGATGAAGAGGAAGCTGTCACAATTAAAGAAACAAGAATTATCCTAAAGGAGAACAGCAATATCCGAAAAGGCCCGGGCACAAACTTTGGGGTTATCGCTTTGGAAAAGGCCGGCACTTCTCTTGTCAAAACAGGAGAGAGCAAGGGCTGGATCAAAGTAAAAACAAGTAAAGGCAAAGAAGGCTGGATTGCCGGCTGGCTAGTGACATCTCCCAATTCAGGTCTGAAAGGAAAGGTTATTGCCATTGATGCGGGGCATGGTGGTTTTGATAATGGAACGAGCGGAAAAATCCACAAAGAAAAAACTCTCAACCTAAAGACAGCCCAGGAGTTAAAAACGCTGCTCCAAAAGTCAGGTGCTAAAGTGGTTATGACTCGTTCTAATGATCAACAATATTTAAGTCTCAATCAGCGGGTGAATATTAGCCATGTACAGAAAGCAGATGCTTTTATCAGTATCCATTACAATGCCTATTCAAGCACCAGTTCCGGAATAATGACCTTTTACTATAATAACTCCAAAGATGGACGCCTTGCTCAATCCATTCATAATGGCTTACTGGTTCAGACAGGCATGAGAAATCTAGGTGTGAAATATGGGAATTACCATGTGTTAAGGACAAACAAGCAGCCATCTGTATTGCTTGAATTAGGTTTCCTTTCCAATCCCAATGAGGAAAAACATGTAGCAACAGCTGATTATCAGCGAAAAGCTGCAATGGGAATTTATGATGGCCTTAATCAGTATTTCCTTAAGTAA